A single Streptococcus thermophilus DNA region contains:
- the serS gene encoding serine--tRNA ligase translates to MLDVKRIRNEFDALSEKLATRGVVAETLNELKELDVKRRELLIKSEELKAQRNIASDDIAQAKRNKEDASEQIAAMQKVSAEIKEIDAELAAIDEKLNTIIVTLPNTPNDSVPVGADEDENVEVRRWGTPRDFDFEVKAHWDLGEDLGILDWERGAKVTGSRFLFYKGLGARLERAIYNFMLDEHAKEGYTEMITPYMVNHDSMFGTGQYPKFKEDTFELDGTDYVLIPTAEVPLTNYYRGEILDGKELPIYFTALSPSFRSEAGSAGRDTRGLIRLHQFHKVEMVKFSKPEDSYDELEKMVVNAENILQKLNLPYRVITLCTGDMGFSAAKTYDLEVWIPAQNTYREISSCSNTEDFQARRAQIRYRDEADGKVKLLHTLNGSGLAVGRTVAAILENYQNEDGSVTIPEVLRPYMGGAEVISPK, encoded by the coding sequence ATGTTAGATGTAAAACGTATTCGTAACGAATTTGATGCCCTTTCCGAAAAATTGGCTACACGTGGTGTCGTTGCTGAGACTTTAAATGAACTAAAAGAGCTTGATGTTAAACGCCGTGAGCTTCTTATCAAATCTGAAGAACTCAAAGCTCAACGTAATATCGCTTCAGATGATATTGCTCAAGCTAAGCGTAACAAAGAAGATGCTTCAGAACAAATTGCAGCCATGCAAAAAGTTTCTGCAGAGATTAAGGAAATTGATGCCGAACTTGCTGCTATCGATGAAAAGCTTAACACTATCATTGTGACACTTCCAAACACACCAAATGATTCTGTTCCAGTAGGTGCTGACGAAGATGAAAACGTAGAAGTTCGTCGTTGGGGAACACCTCGTGACTTTGATTTTGAAGTTAAAGCTCACTGGGATTTAGGGGAAGATCTTGGTATTCTTGACTGGGAACGTGGTGCAAAAGTTACAGGTTCTCGTTTCCTTTTCTACAAAGGTCTCGGAGCAAGATTGGAACGTGCAATCTACAACTTCATGTTGGATGAGCATGCTAAAGAAGGTTACACTGAAATGATCACACCTTACATGGTTAACCACGACTCTATGTTTGGTACTGGTCAATATCCAAAATTCAAAGAAGACACTTTCGAACTTGATGGTACTGACTACGTCCTTATCCCAACAGCCGAAGTTCCTTTGACCAACTACTACCGAGGTGAGATTCTTGACGGTAAAGAATTGCCAATCTACTTCACAGCCTTGAGCCCTTCATTCCGTTCAGAAGCTGGTTCAGCAGGTCGTGACACACGTGGTTTGATTCGTCTTCACCAATTCCACAAGGTTGAAATGGTCAAATTCTCAAAACCTGAAGACTCTTATGATGAATTGGAAAAAATGGTAGTTAATGCTGAAAACATCCTTCAAAAACTTAACTTGCCATACCGTGTCATCACTTTGTGTACTGGCGACATGGGATTCTCAGCTGCGAAAACTTACGACTTGGAAGTTTGGATTCCAGCACAAAATACTTACCGCGAAATTTCTTCATGTTCAAACACAGAAGATTTCCAAGCTCGTCGTGCACAAATCCGTTACCGTGACGAAGCTGATGGCAAAGTAAAACTTCTTCACACTCTCAACGGTTCAGGACTTGCTGTTGGACGCACAGTAGCCGCTATCCTTGAAAACTACCAAAACGAAGATGGTTCAGTAACTATCCCTGAAGTTCTTCGTCCTTACATGGGTGGTGCTGAAGTGATTTCACCAAAATAA
- a CDS encoding DUF956 family protein, with product MAQSLNKTVELHTTGVSYMAIGGKVGKFLIGDMALEFYPDVNVEQYIQIPWTSITQIGANVSGKRVSRHFEILTDKSKFLFASKDSGKILKIAREHLGNEKVVKLPTLIQTIGARIKSLFAKKS from the coding sequence ATGGCACAATCATTAAACAAAACAGTTGAATTACATACAACGGGTGTTTCCTACATGGCTATCGGAGGAAAGGTCGGTAAATTTCTAATCGGAGATATGGCTCTTGAATTCTACCCAGATGTCAATGTCGAGCAATATATTCAAATCCCTTGGACCAGCATCACTCAAATTGGTGCAAATGTATCAGGAAAGAGGGTTAGTCGTCACTTTGAGATTCTAACAGACAAGAGCAAATTCCTCTTTGCCTCAAAAGATTCTGGGAAGATTCTAAAGATTGCTAGGGAACATCTTGGCAATGAAAAAGTTGTTAAATTACCTACTCTCATCCAAACCATAGGTGCTCGTATCAAAAGTTTATTTGCCAAAAAATCATAA
- a CDS encoding PTS system mannose/fructose/sorbose family transporter subunit IID: protein MAEKIQLSQADRKKVWWRSQFLQGAWNYERMQNLGWAYSLIPAIKKLYTNKEDQAAALKRHLEFFNTHPYVAAPIIGVTLALEEEKANGTEIEDAAIQGVKIGMMGPLAGIGDPVFWFTIRPILGALGASLAQAGNIAGPLIFFIGWNLIRMAFLWYTQELGYKAGSEITKDISGGILKDITKGASILGMFILAVLVERWVSVVFTVKLPGKVLPKGAYIEWPKGYVTGDQLKTILGQVNDKLSFDKIQVDTLQKQLDSLIPGLTGLLLTFACMWLLKKKVSPITIIIGLFVVGIVASFFGIM from the coding sequence ATGGCTGAAAAAATTCAATTATCTCAAGCGGATCGTAAAAAGGTTTGGTGGCGCTCACAATTCTTGCAAGGTGCATGGAACTATGAACGTATGCAAAACTTGGGTTGGGCTTACTCACTCATTCCTGCTATCAAAAAACTTTATACTAACAAAGAGGACCAAGCCGCAGCTCTTAAACGTCACTTGGAATTCTTCAACACTCACCCTTACGTAGCTGCTCCTATCATAGGGGTTACCTTAGCTCTTGAAGAAGAAAAAGCTAATGGTACTGAAATCGAAGATGCGGCTATCCAAGGGGTTAAAATCGGTATGATGGGTCCACTTGCCGGTATCGGTGACCCTGTCTTCTGGTTCACAATTCGTCCAATTCTTGGTGCCCTTGGTGCATCATTGGCACAAGCTGGTAACATTGCTGGTCCACTTATCTTCTTCATTGGTTGGAACCTTATCCGCATGGCCTTCTTGTGGTACACTCAAGAACTTGGTTACAAAGCAGGTTCAGAAATCACTAAAGACATATCTGGTGGTATCTTGAAAGATATTACTAAAGGGGCATCAATACTTGGTATGTTCATCTTGGCCGTCCTCGTTGAACGTTGGGTATCTGTCGTCTTCACTGTAAAGCTTCCAGGTAAAGTTTTGCCTAAAGGTGCTTATATTGAATGGCCAAAAGGATATGTTACTGGTGACCAACTAAAAACTATCCTTGGTCAAGTCAACGATAAGCTTAGCTTTGATAAGATTCAAGTCGATACCCTACAAAAACAATTGGATTCATTAATTCCAGGTTTGACGGGACTTCTCCTTACTTTTGCATGTATGTGGTTGCTTAAGAAGAAAGTTTCACCAATCACAATCATCATCGGACTCTTTGTAGTTGGTATTGTTGCAAGCTTCTTCGGAATCATGTAA
- a CDS encoding PTS mannose/fructose/sorbose transporter subunit IIC: protein MSDMSIISAILVVAVAFLAGLEGILDQFQFHQPLVACTLIGAATGNLTAGIMLGGSLQMITLAWANIGAAVAPDVALASVAAAIILVKGGKFTAEGIGVAIAIAILLAVAGLFLTMPVRTASIAFVHAADKAAEHGNIAGVERAYYLALLLQGLRIAVPAALLLAIPAQSVQHALGLMPDWLTHGLVVGGGMVVAVGYAMIINMMATREVWPFFAIGFALAAISQLTLIALSTIGVAIAFIYLNLSKQGGGNGGGNGGGTSSGSGDPIGDILEDY, encoded by the coding sequence ATGTCAGATATGTCAATTATTTCTGCGATTTTGGTCGTAGCTGTTGCCTTCCTTGCTGGTCTTGAAGGTATCCTTGACCAATTCCAATTCCACCAACCACTTGTTGCATGTACCCTCATCGGTGCTGCCACAGGTAACCTCACTGCAGGTATCATGCTTGGTGGTTCTCTTCAAATGATTACCCTTGCTTGGGCAAACATCGGTGCTGCCGTAGCTCCTGACGTTGCCCTTGCATCTGTTGCTGCTGCCATCATTTTGGTTAAAGGTGGTAAATTTACAGCTGAAGGTATCGGTGTTGCGATTGCAATAGCTATCCTGCTTGCAGTTGCAGGTCTCTTCCTAACTATGCCTGTTCGTACAGCATCTATTGCCTTTGTTCATGCTGCAGATAAAGCTGCAGAACACGGAAACATCGCTGGTGTTGAACGTGCATACTACCTCGCTCTCCTTCTTCAAGGTTTGCGTATTGCTGTGCCAGCAGCCCTTCTTCTTGCCATCCCGGCCCAATCTGTTCAACATGCCCTTGGCTTGATGCCTGACTGGCTCACCCATGGTTTGGTTGTCGGTGGTGGTATGGTCGTAGCCGTTGGTTACGCCATGATTATCAATATGATGGCTACTCGTGAAGTTTGGCCATTCTTCGCCATCGGTTTTGCTTTGGCAGCAATTAGCCAATTGACACTTATCGCTCTTAGTACCATTGGTGTTGCCATCGCCTTCATCTACCTCAACCTTTCTAAACAAGGTGGCGGAAATGGTGGCGGAAATGGTGGCGGAACTTCATCTGGTTCAGGCGACCCAATCGGCGATATCTTGGAAGACTACTAG
- a CDS encoding PTS sugar transporter subunit IIB has product MGIGIIIASHGKFAEGIHQSGSMIFGDQEKVQVVTFMPSEGPDDLYAHFNKAIAQFDVDDEILVLADLWSGSPFNQASRIARENPDRKIAIITGLNLPMLIQAYTERMMDANATVEQVAANIIKEAKGGIKALPEELNPAEETTAAPVEAAAPQGAIPEGTVIGDGKLKINLARLDTRLLHGQVVTNWVPYSKADRIIVASDDVAKDELRKELIKQAAPNGIKVNVVPIQKLIDASKDPRFGNTHALVLFETVQDVLRAVEGGVPIKELNVGSMAHSTGKTMVNNVLSMDKDDVACFEKLRDLGVEFDVRKVPNDSKKDLFELIKKANVQ; this is encoded by the coding sequence ATGGGTATCGGTATTATTATTGCCAGCCATGGTAAGTTCGCTGAAGGAATCCACCAATCAGGCTCTATGATTTTTGGGGACCAAGAGAAAGTTCAAGTTGTGACTTTCATGCCAAGTGAAGGTCCTGATGATTTGTACGCTCACTTCAACAAAGCCATTGCACAATTCGATGTTGATGATGAAATTCTTGTTTTGGCTGACCTTTGGAGTGGTTCACCATTTAACCAAGCTAGTCGAATCGCTAGGGAAAATCCAGATCGCAAGATTGCTATCATCACAGGACTTAACTTGCCAATGCTAATCCAAGCATACACTGAACGTATGATGGATGCTAACGCTACTGTAGAGCAAGTTGCTGCTAATATCATCAAGGAAGCTAAGGGTGGTATCAAGGCACTTCCAGAGGAGCTAAATCCAGCTGAGGAAACAACTGCAGCTCCTGTAGAAGCTGCAGCACCTCAAGGAGCTATCCCTGAAGGAACAGTCATCGGAGATGGTAAACTCAAGATTAACTTGGCACGTTTGGACACACGTCTCTTGCATGGTCAAGTAGTAACTAACTGGGTACCTTATTCTAAAGCAGACCGTATTATTGTTGCTTCGGATGACGTTGCCAAAGATGAGCTTCGTAAGGAATTGATCAAACAGGCTGCACCAAACGGTATTAAAGTAAACGTTGTTCCGATTCAAAAATTAATTGATGCTTCTAAAGACCCACGTTTTGGAAATACACATGCACTTGTCTTGTTCGAAACTGTTCAAGACGTACTTCGTGCTGTCGAAGGTGGCGTGCCAATAAAAGAACTTAACGTTGGTTCTATGGCTCACTCAACTGGTAAAACAATGGTTAACAACGTTTTGTCTATGGATAAAGATGATGTTGCTTGTTTTGAAAAATTACGTGACCTTGGCGTTGAATTTGACGTCCGTAAGGTTCCAAACGATTCTAAGAAAGACTTGTTTGAGCTTATCAAGAAAGCTAACGTTCAATAA
- a CDS encoding cyclase family protein — MSDLLSIYNELQSKKWVDLTHKINAESPHFPVLPALKQEDLFTLKDGFHVQKFTVVGQYGTHIDAPIHFVEGGRWLDEIALKDLLLPLYVIDKSKEVSENPNFILSKQDILDFEAEHGKIREGAFVAFRSDWSKRWPDQDAMRNLDENGVQQSPGWSHEALEFLIHERHVKAVGHETFDTDAGIPAAEHGLVNEYYLLEQDIYQVEVLNQLDQVPALGALISIAFPHWDKATGSPVRAVAILP, encoded by the coding sequence ATGTCAGATTTACTAAGTATTTATAATGAATTGCAATCCAAAAAATGGGTCGACTTGACCCACAAAATTAATGCGGAAAGTCCACATTTTCCAGTCCTCCCTGCTTTGAAACAAGAAGACCTTTTTACCTTAAAAGATGGTTTCCATGTTCAAAAATTCACAGTGGTTGGTCAATACGGAACTCATATTGATGCACCTATTCACTTTGTCGAAGGAGGTCGCTGGCTAGATGAGATTGCCCTCAAGGATCTCCTTTTGCCACTCTATGTTATCGACAAGTCTAAAGAAGTCTCTGAGAATCCAAATTTTATCTTGAGCAAACAAGATATCTTAGACTTTGAAGCAGAGCATGGAAAAATTAGAGAAGGAGCCTTTGTTGCTTTTCGTAGTGATTGGTCGAAGCGTTGGCCAGATCAAGATGCCATGCGCAACCTTGATGAGAATGGTGTTCAGCAAAGTCCTGGTTGGAGCCACGAAGCTTTGGAATTCTTAATCCATGAGCGTCATGTCAAGGCAGTGGGGCATGAGACTTTTGACACAGATGCTGGTATTCCAGCAGCAGAACATGGTTTGGTTAACGAATACTACCTCTTGGAACAAGACATTTATCAGGTAGAAGTCTTGAATCAATTGGATCAAGTTCCAGCTCTTGGTGCTTTGATTTCAATTGCATTTCCACACTGGGACAAGGCGACAGGTTCCCCAGTGCGTGCAGTGGCTATTTTACCTTAA
- a CDS encoding Cof-type HAD-IIB family hydrolase, with protein sequence MTKKLIVLDLDGTLLRPDGTISEFTQKTIKDVQNKGHQVVIATGRPYRMAIDHYKTLGLETPLITFNGSLTSLPDQDWAYEHSVKLDKKHLINLLQRHDELEMDFLASEYRKHFYISMNHPERIQPQLFGVDKIIEAMRLEPAKITRNPNALLMQTRHEDKYQLADDIKKDFKEEIEVDSWGGPLNILEFSPKGINKAYALNYLLKVMRKSTDDLIAFGDEHNDTEMLELAKTGYAMKNASSVLLPHANEQIEWTNEEDGVARKLQELLL encoded by the coding sequence ATGACAAAAAAATTGATTGTACTAGATCTTGATGGAACGCTCTTGCGCCCAGATGGAACTATTTCAGAATTCACACAAAAAACGATTAAAGATGTACAAAATAAAGGACACCAAGTTGTTATTGCTACAGGTCGTCCTTATCGTATGGCTATTGACCATTACAAAACACTAGGGTTAGAAACACCACTCATCACTTTTAATGGCTCCTTGACCAGTCTTCCAGACCAAGACTGGGCCTATGAGCATTCGGTTAAATTAGACAAAAAACATCTGATTAACCTCTTACAACGACATGATGAGTTAGAGATGGATTTTCTGGCTAGTGAATACCGAAAACACTTCTATATCTCTATGAATCACCCAGAGCGTATTCAACCACAACTCTTTGGTGTTGATAAAATCATTGAGGCTATGCGTTTGGAACCAGCAAAAATTACACGCAACCCAAATGCTCTTCTTATGCAAACTCGTCACGAAGATAAGTACCAGCTAGCCGATGATATCAAGAAAGACTTCAAGGAAGAAATTGAAGTTGATTCTTGGGGTGGGCCACTTAATATTTTAGAGTTTTCACCTAAAGGTATTAACAAGGCTTATGCCCTAAACTACTTACTTAAGGTTATGCGCAAATCAACGGATGATTTGATTGCTTTTGGAGACGAGCACAACGATACAGAGATGTTGGAACTTGCCAAGACTGGTTATGCCATGAAGAATGCTAGCTCTGTCCTTCTCCCCCATGCTAACGAACAAATTGAATGGACTAATGAGGAAGACGGCGTTGCTCGCAAACTTCAGGAACTACTTTTATAA
- a CDS encoding NCS2 family permease: MEKIFKLKEHGTDVRTEVTAGLTTFFAMSYILFVNPAMLAQTGMPAQGVFLATIIGAVAGTLMMAFYANLPYAQAPGMGLNAFFTYTVVFSLGYTWQEALAMVFLCGVISLLITVTKVRNMIIESIPTALKSAISAGIGIFLAYVGIKNAGFLEFKINPGTYTVSGKGADMAQASITASSAATPGLVAFNNPTVIVGLIGLAVAIFFIVKGIRGGVLLSIVVTTVIAIFAGVVDLGSIDWHAASLTASIKDLGQVFGVALGSKGLGSLFSDMSRLPGVFMALLAFSLTDIFDTIGTLIGTGEKVGIIASTGDNKESKALDRALYSDLVGTSIGAIAGTSNVTTYVESAAGIGAGGRTGLTALVVAVLFAISSFFSPLVSIVPSAATAPILIIVGVMMLSNLKAVDWEDLSEAIPAFFTSIFMGFSYSITYGIAAGFLTYTLVKIIKGQAKDVHLVMWILDILFILNFISMAVI; encoded by the coding sequence ATGGAAAAGATTTTCAAATTGAAAGAACATGGTACTGACGTCCGCACAGAAGTGACTGCCGGATTGACAACTTTCTTTGCCATGTCTTACATCCTCTTTGTTAACCCAGCGATGTTGGCCCAAACAGGAATGCCTGCACAAGGTGTTTTCTTAGCAACAATTATTGGTGCGGTTGCAGGGACGTTGATGATGGCATTTTATGCTAACCTACCATACGCCCAAGCGCCTGGTATGGGTCTCAATGCCTTCTTTACCTACACAGTGGTCTTTTCTTTGGGCTACACTTGGCAAGAAGCCTTGGCTATGGTCTTTTTGTGTGGTGTTATTTCTTTGCTTATCACAGTTACTAAAGTACGTAATATGATTATTGAATCTATTCCGACAGCACTTAAGTCTGCTATTTCAGCAGGTATTGGTATTTTCCTTGCTTATGTAGGTATTAAAAATGCAGGTTTCTTGGAGTTTAAAATTAATCCAGGTACTTATACGGTAAGCGGAAAGGGAGCTGATATGGCTCAAGCTTCAATTACAGCTTCATCAGCTGCTACACCTGGCTTGGTAGCTTTCAATAATCCAACTGTTATTGTAGGTTTGATTGGTCTTGCAGTTGCGATTTTCTTTATTGTTAAGGGAATTCGTGGAGGAGTCCTCCTTTCAATTGTTGTAACAACTGTTATCGCTATTTTTGCTGGTGTAGTTGACCTTGGTAGTATTGACTGGCATGCTGCTAGTCTGACTGCTTCTATTAAGGATTTGGGGCAAGTCTTTGGTGTAGCTCTAGGTTCTAAAGGTTTGGGTTCTCTCTTCTCAGATATGTCACGTTTGCCAGGTGTCTTTATGGCTCTCCTTGCCTTCTCATTAACTGATATCTTTGATACTATCGGTACTTTGATTGGTACTGGTGAGAAGGTTGGTATCATCGCTTCAACAGGTGATAACAAAGAATCTAAAGCCCTTGACCGCGCCCTTTACTCTGACCTCGTTGGTACAAGTATTGGTGCCATTGCCGGGACCTCCAACGTTACAACTTACGTTGAATCTGCAGCAGGTATTGGTGCTGGTGGGCGTACTGGTTTGACAGCTCTTGTGGTTGCAGTACTCTTTGCGATTTCAAGTTTCTTTAGCCCACTTGTGTCAATCGTTCCTAGTGCAGCAACTGCACCTATTCTTATCATTGTTGGTGTTATGATGCTCTCTAACCTTAAGGCTGTGGATTGGGAAGACTTGTCTGAAGCAATTCCTGCCTTTTTCACTTCTATTTTTATGGGATTCTCATATAGCATTACCTACGGTATTGCAGCTGGTTTCCTTACTTACACTTTGGTCAAAATTATCAAAGGTCAAGCAAAAGATGTTCATCTTGTCATGTGGATTTTGGATATCTTGTTTATCCTTAACTTCATTAGCATGGCTGTGATCTAA
- the tsaE gene encoding tRNA (adenosine(37)-N6)-threonylcarbamoyltransferase complex ATPase subunit type 1 TsaE, whose product MIYSQNEEELISIGQKLGRLLNSGDIIVLSGDLGAGKTTLTKGIAKGLDVSQMIKSPTYTIVREYEGRLPLYHLDVYRIGDDPDSIDLDDFLYGDGVTIIEWGELLDESLLGDYLLISITHHGDGRQLLLESFGPRSKEIQEEMVNG is encoded by the coding sequence ATGATTTACAGTCAAAATGAAGAGGAATTGATTAGTATAGGGCAAAAGTTAGGTCGATTGCTCAATTCTGGAGATATAATTGTTCTATCAGGTGATCTGGGAGCTGGTAAAACCACTTTAACTAAGGGAATTGCTAAAGGTTTGGATGTTTCACAGATGATCAAGAGCCCAACCTATACTATTGTTAGAGAATATGAGGGGCGTTTACCGCTATATCATTTAGATGTTTATCGTATTGGTGATGATCCAGATTCTATTGACTTAGATGATTTTCTATACGGTGACGGTGTGACGATTATCGAGTGGGGAGAACTCTTAGATGAAAGTCTCCTGGGAGACTATCTCTTAATTTCGATAACTCATCATGGTGATGGACGTCAACTGCTTCTGGAATCTTTTGGCCCTAGAAGTAAAGAAATCCAGGAGGAGATGGTAAATGGCTGA
- a CDS encoding GNAT family N-acetyltransferase, whose protein sequence is MAEYELVIEEAQREDSVSLAQLLETVTLESDFLAQDDRSSVLNGEQLASYIDSRQSVPNEICLVAKLGHEVIGVCNVTSNQDTKTSHIGDVFIAVAKPYWGNGIGQFLMGTMIDWAVNTPAIRRLELTVQARNERAVHLYQKFGFDIEGTKKRGARTKNGEFLDVYLMAKLID, encoded by the coding sequence ATGGCTGAGTACGAATTAGTCATTGAGGAAGCCCAGAGAGAGGATTCCGTATCCTTAGCACAATTACTAGAGACGGTAACTCTAGAGTCAGATTTTTTGGCTCAGGATGATAGGAGCTCTGTACTGAATGGCGAACAGTTAGCCTCTTATATTGATAGCCGTCAGAGTGTCCCAAATGAGATTTGCTTAGTCGCAAAATTGGGTCATGAGGTTATTGGTGTTTGTAATGTTACTTCTAATCAAGACACGAAGACCAGTCACATCGGTGATGTTTTCATTGCGGTTGCTAAACCTTATTGGGGCAATGGTATTGGTCAGTTTCTTATGGGAACAATGATTGACTGGGCAGTCAATACACCTGCTATCCGTCGCTTAGAGTTGACTGTTCAAGCACGTAATGAACGGGCGGTACATCTCTATCAAAAATTTGGATTTGATATTGAAGGCACTAAGAAACGTGGTGCCAGAACTAAAAATGGAGAATTTCTAGATGTTTACCTGATGGCTAAACTCATAGATTAG